The genomic DNA AAAACTGGAGGATTTTTAATGGTAACTCTCTCTGAATCACCTATACAGACTAAACCAATTCTAGAAATGCAAGGCATTACAAAAACCTTTAACGGGTTTAATGCTTTGCAGGATGTAAATCTAACAATTTATCCAGGGGAAGTTCACGCCCTCATGGGTGAAAATGGTGCGGGCAAAAGTACGCTGATGAAAATTTTAGCGGGAGCCTATATAGCCGATCGGGGAGAAATCAGAATTGATGGTCAAGCTATTAGGATGACTAACCCCGGTCAAGCTAGAGAGTTGGGAATAGCGATTATTTATCAAGAGCTTAATCTCGCCCCCAACCTAACAGTTGCCGAAAACATTTTTATGGGGAGCGAACTCACAAAAGGGGGCGCTCTAATCGACCAAAGCGCAATGCGGATTAAGGCATCTCAGGTACTAGAAAATCTTGATGCCAGTTTTGATGCTGGAGACTTGGTTTCGACACTTTCAATTGCCGAACAGCAGCAAGTTGAGATCGCCAGAGCACTCAAAGATCGAAGCCGCATTCTAGTGATGGATGAGCCAACAGCAGCGCTCTCAGACCGCGAGACAGAAAAGCTTTTTGAAGTTGTTCATCGGTTGCGGAAAGAGGGGATTGCCATTATTTATATTAGCCATCGCATGGAAGAAATTTATGCCCTTGCCGATCGCGTTAGTGTAATCCGAGATGGTGGCTATATTGGCTCTCTGGAAAAAAGCGAAATTTCCGCAGAACGCCTAGTGGAAATGATGGTTGGTCGTCCGTTACAGGATTTATACGAACATAAACGTCAAACAAATCCTGGCTCAGTTGTTCTGGAAGTAACCAATTTAAGTGATGAGCGGAAAAAGGTAAAGTCTGCAAGTTTTAAACTCCATGCTGGCGAAATTGTGGGTTTAGCTGGCTTAGTTGGTGCTGGTAGAACTGAGCTTGCTCGTCTGATTTTTGGTGCCGATCCAAAAATGAGCGGTGAAATTAAATTGGAGGGTCGTCCTCTCAATATCTCCGAGCCAAGTAATGCCATTAAATCAGGAATTGCTTATGTGCCAGAAGATATTAAAGAGCAACATCCATTGAACATTTCTAGCCCCGATGATGCCATTGAAGCGGGAATTGCCTATGTACCGGAAGACCGCAAAAATTTAGGTCTATTTCTAGAAATGAGTTCGGGTGAAAATATCACTTTGAATGTACTCGATCGAGAAGCAAAAGCTGGGATTATCAACTCAAAATCTCTGGCTCAAGTTGTGACTGATGCCATTCAAAACTTAGGGATTCGTCTTGCTAGTCCCAGCATTAGAGCAATGGATTTATCTGGAGGAAATCAGCAAAAATTATTGTTAGCACGTTGGTTGGCAATTAACCCCAAGGTACTTTTACTAGATGAACCAACGCGAGGCGTAGATATTGGGGCCAAAAGCGAAATTTATCGCATTATTAGCGATTTGGCAACAAATGGTGTCGCCATTTTGATGATTTCGAGTGAGTTGCCGGAAATCGTGGGAATGAGCGATCGCGTCTTAATAATGCGGGCCGGAAGCTTAGTTGGTGAAGTGGGCGGTTCAACTGGGGAAAAGATTACACAAGAGAACATTATGGCTTATGCCACTGGAGCAAGAGGGGTACAAAAACTATGAGTCAAACACAAGCGAAAAGCAGCATAAATTCAGGTCGCGATCGCTCCAAAGCGAGTAAAGTTCAAGCTTGGAGAAATTTTATCCAGGTTGCCGGTATCCTACCGATTTTGATTGTAATCTGTATAGTTTTTTCACTGGTTACACCCAACTTTCTTTCACTAGGAAATCTGATTAATGTCATTCGGCAAGCATCGATCAATATCGTGCTCGCTACGGGGATGACGTTTGTGATTTTGACTGGAGGAATTGACCTTTCTGTGGGTTCAATTTTAGGAGTAACAGCAGTTGTTGGGGTGCTGGTATCCTTACTTCCAGGTCTGGGTTGGTTCGCCGTACCTGCTGCACTATTAGCGGGAATTGGTTTGGGATTACTTAATGGTTCGTTAATTGCCTATTTGGGTTTACCTCCATTCATCGTCACGCTGGGTTCTTATACTGCTTTGCGAGGAGTTGCCTATCTGGTAGCTAATGGCACTACAGTTATTAATCGTAATCTCAATTTTGCCTGGGTAGGTAACAATTATCTGGGGCCGATTCCTTGGTTAGTGATCATCGCTTTTCTGGCAGTATTAGCAAGTTGGTTTGTCTTAAGGCGGACTGTTCTTGGCAGACATATTTACGCTGTAGGGGGTAATTCACGGGCCGCGAGACTAACAGGAATTAAGGTAAATCGGGTACTGTTATTTGTCTATGGCGTGAGTGGTTTACTGTCTGGTTTAGGCGGAATTATGAGTGCATCGCGTCTCTATAGTGCGACGGGGATGTTAGGACAAGGCTACGAACTAGATGCGATCGCGGCCGTAATCTTGGGAGGAACGAGTTTCACGGGTGGGATTGGTACTATCTGGGGTACTTTATTGGGAGCTTTAATTATTGCGCTACTCAATAATGGATTAACTTTGATGAATGTATCGTTTTTCTGGCAGTTGGTTGTTAAAGGTTTGGTGATTATTATCGCCGTAACTATTGACAAACTTCGCACTCGTTCTAGCTTTGCATAAGAGTGAAAAAAGGTAATTATACCAACTCTGAGAAGTAAGAAAAAAGTGATATTAGTGTAGGTTGGGTGCTGCCAAGTGTAACCCAACCTTCTAATTTTAGAAGAGTTTGAAGTCATCAGTGTGAGGCATCATAAATCTAGAACAGGCCTG from Kamptonema formosum PCC 6407 includes the following:
- a CDS encoding ABC transporter permease subunit, whose amino-acid sequence is MSQTQAKSSINSGRDRSKASKVQAWRNFIQVAGILPILIVICIVFSLVTPNFLSLGNLINVIRQASINIVLATGMTFVILTGGIDLSVGSILGVTAVVGVLVSLLPGLGWFAVPAALLAGIGLGLLNGSLIAYLGLPPFIVTLGSYTALRGVAYLVANGTTVINRNLNFAWVGNNYLGPIPWLVIIAFLAVLASWFVLRRTVLGRHIYAVGGNSRAARLTGIKVNRVLLFVYGVSGLLSGLGGIMSASRLYSATGMLGQGYELDAIAAVILGGTSFTGGIGTIWGTLLGALIIALLNNGLTLMNVSFFWQLVVKGLVIIIAVTIDKLRTRSSFA
- a CDS encoding sugar ABC transporter ATP-binding protein, which gives rise to MVTLSESPIQTKPILEMQGITKTFNGFNALQDVNLTIYPGEVHALMGENGAGKSTLMKILAGAYIADRGEIRIDGQAIRMTNPGQARELGIAIIYQELNLAPNLTVAENIFMGSELTKGGALIDQSAMRIKASQVLENLDASFDAGDLVSTLSIAEQQQVEIARALKDRSRILVMDEPTAALSDRETEKLFEVVHRLRKEGIAIIYISHRMEEIYALADRVSVIRDGGYIGSLEKSEISAERLVEMMVGRPLQDLYEHKRQTNPGSVVLEVTNLSDERKKVKSASFKLHAGEIVGLAGLVGAGRTELARLIFGADPKMSGEIKLEGRPLNISEPSNAIKSGIAYVPEDIKEQHPLNISSPDDAIEAGIAYVPEDRKNLGLFLEMSSGENITLNVLDREAKAGIINSKSLAQVVTDAIQNLGIRLASPSIRAMDLSGGNQQKLLLARWLAINPKVLLLDEPTRGVDIGAKSEIYRIISDLATNGVAILMISSELPEIVGMSDRVLIMRAGSLVGEVGGSTGEKITQENIMAYATGARGVQKL